The genomic window tgatgACGCCATCATAGCTGAAGTCTTATAAAATACAAACATCTCAGCTCAAGGCAAACTAAACTGTTACTAAAGAAATTACTAGATTATACATAAAATGTTAGGACTTAGAACAAAGGGTTTTTTGTTAGGAGAAGTTGGAGTTAAGAAGTTAATTGATAAGTATGTTAGGTGGTTGATAAGAGTTATATCGGTTATTCATAGAAAGTCTGTAAACAGCCCTCTAGGGTAGAGGGGAGagataattttttgaataattaaatGTAGTGACTAGAGATAGCTTTAGTGTGAAAGAAGAGTGCTGCTTTGGGATAGCCTTGAGTGCAAGGCTATCATCTTTCATTGTATACCTTTTGTATCTTCTCTTTCAATCCTAATATCTCATTCAATTGATATAGTAACAAAAAAGTATTCAGATAATTCTCCTTTTGAATCTTTAATCTAGATAGAATCATTCTCTTGTTCATTCAATTCTGCCCGGTTTTGGAAATTCTGTCCAAATACCAAAAGAAAGGCTCCCAAcataaaatgatagaaaaaaatAGTGATACAGTAATCTTACCTGATAATTGTCTGAGGTGTGAAATTGGATTCCCATATTTGGTTCAGGATTGATCCCTTCCATGTTGATAAGAACTTTGTAATCCTCTCTGTTTCTGACGAAAATCCAGCAGATCCCACCAAAACCAAGTGTTGTACACGCTCTGGGTGCTACACATATATATTAAGAGATATATCAgaacaataattattattattttgaaaaaaagaacaaaaccaaacaagtcaTTTTAATGCAATCTACCTTAAGCGCATATTTGGAAGCAATATAACCACCAAAAGAATGCCCAAGAAGTATAAATTTACTTATGTTTTTGGCTTTCCTCCATTCCTCAAAAGAATCAATGAACCAATCCTCGGTTTCTAcacaatatcaataaaaaatttagcatTTTGGTTTGCAACAAGATAAGAACTTTCACAATTTCATATTACTAAACTTTAGCATTCACCTTCAGTGCTTTTGCATGTAAAGTCTGGCCTGCTAGATCCACCCCAACTGCAAAAAAAGTGAAAGTAAAACACGGTCTACAATTAGACTTACACACCACCTCCTATGTCAAATAAGCCCAAAATAATCAGAAAATCACCCATTGAAATTTTAACAACTTCAACGTAACTAATCtacgcgcacacacacacatatattaCCACAATTTTAATTACTACATTATAGTCTAATGACTATGCACCGATAGTGTCATCCATTCGTATCTCACCACATAGATATTGATCGAGAAACTTTACAAAATGATATCATAAAGTGAGATATGAATGGATGacttcataaaatatttttacactgtCATTACATAATCAATAAACTCAAATTGTTATTTATACATATGTTCATATAGTCACTTCATCACAACTAGCTAGTTGCCGACTTTTCAATCAACGATTAAGTTTTGCATTCTATCCTCTAAACTAAAGTGCTTTgatttaataatcaaatcaaatttacaaaaatttaagcTCACTCACCCAAGTTGATCAATAGCAACAACTCTAAAACGCGAAGCAAGAGCATCAAAATTGCGATAGAAGAAACCTTGTGATGCAGCATATCCATGAACCATTACAAGCGTAGGCGAATCATCTTTACTGTCGAAAGTAACGGTGTTAATAAACCGCGGTTCATTACTAGATGAACGAAACCATCTCACTCTTGAATCTGGTGGACCAGATCCTATATTCACCTGTTCTTGAACATACGGAGTCCTGccacacaaaataaaatacataattataatttaattaaaacaatCATACTCAtaagatcaaataaataatcataattaaaaatcaattgagaaattagggtttgtgATTGTGATTAATGAACTAATTGAATAATTGGACATTAgcatagttagttagttagttagttagttatacTTGACAAGAGAAAGAAGGCGTTTCTCGGCATTGATGATGTGGTCGGTGGAAGTAGGGATCCAACGGCGGAGAAATGGCCAGAAACCGTGAGATTCGAGGCTGTTTTTTCCAGTGTTTTCTGCCGCCATTTTTGTTAACCAACGAGATCGAATTGTGTTCATAGAATTACTACctaacaaattaattaactaaGTAAGGAAATGGTTTGTGTATGATTTTAGTGCTAGTTGGTTGTGATTGGAAATGATTATTACAGAAAATTggaagattgaagaagaagaagttaaAGTGAAATTGAGTTTTAATTAACTGCTACTCTAAACTAACAGAtaagtgaagaagaaagaagctTACGCGGGCAATGACGCAAGTCCAACCTCCTCCTCATGTCCTAATTGGTACTTTTCAAAAACAGAATATTCCAACTCTTTGTGTAATTGATCTCTCATTAATCAAAATGTTAATCAATAACTTTGAGAAAATCAATTGTTTGTTGGTTTAGTaatgattgacgttgaacttgaaAATTATAACTAAAGAAATTAACAtaatttgggaaaaaaataaaattatcgaAGAGATTTATGGGAACTAAAGAAATCTTATCAGGAGCTTTCACCATGGTTTATGGTCATGcaatacatttttttcaaaaaatcgTTGTACAAACTTCAGATATTTTCGTCATCTATTTTTGAGGTGTGTTATTTGAATAACCATTTATTAACAATTTATGgaacaataaatatatatagaaggCAATGTGAGTATTAACATGGAAATCAAGACAAACAAAAACTtgggtgggatgggtagctcaactgtTAAAAAGCAGGAGGTCCCAGGTTCAAGTCCTGgcaaaggagaaaaaactaacatatatatatagcgttttttttatcatgtgcaAATTTACATATGTTAAGAAATTTAAAActtgtattttatattaaatgtataattttttagtaaataattgttgtttttttacttattttagtTCTTGATAATATGTAGATGCTGCGTATTCATGTATTAACTCTAAAGAAAGCCACTAGACTTGGTTTAAGCCATTAGactggtctagtggtgaggaatTTGTGTAGTAGTATGCATGAGGGCCTGAGTTCGATCATGCTccattaaagaagaaaaaaatatattgactcTAAAGAGCTTGAAGAGTTGAGAACTACAAAGAGGGCAAGGTGATGCtatgttgattttgatttttgaccCATGTGTAAACTTTTCTTAAGTGGTCgtgattctttttctttttttttattgcttgTAAAAGTGTTAAATAATAAAGGTTATGTGATGATAATCACTTTTAACCCACATTTTGTGATAtagtttttttcttaattaactTCATGActcaatatttatatttaattttcaaaccATAAAATAAGAAACTTAGTTTTGACATAAAGTTGTACATGCATACATTTATGGAAAGTAAAATTGGTTCTTATGTTATCATACATAGAGTACCtccgtaaaaaaaatgttatcataGAGTACCAAAATTatctaaataataaaattactgAAGAAGTAGGCATCCAAAAAGGGTGGCATTTACAATGCACAAATTGTTAAATTTGTGCATGGATGCACAActttataagtttatttttgaccattagatcaaataagGAATATAGTTTTTCTATGGTCTATCAACACTAGATTTTTTCTCACACCCAGTCAAATCCAAGTCCAACTCCATCCTCTCTCTTTCCTCATCTCCTCGGGAACTTTATCTCCTCACCCTCACCCTCTCTTGTCTCCAGAATCTCCCATCCCATCCTAAGAAAATCAACAGAAGCAAAACAAAACAGAGGTTGTTTTTATTCATGAATCATAGTTTTTTCTACTTGAaattgttggcgcagcagaagcaagaaTGCTTGATTTACAAGTCACAGGCACAGGCACACAGGCGCGCAGGCTTAGGCCTAATGCTCAGTCAGGCACGCAGGCTTGACTATGAGCAAGAATGCAGATTTTCTGCAAGACTGCATATGAACAAGATGAACAGAATTTCTTAACAATGAATCACAAGAATTGATCAGAGGAtaagagaaagaatagaatttttattcatccacaatAGGGGCCAAAAAGTTGATTACAATTGATACACTAAGGTGTATTTATGCTTGTTACTTAAGCTACAAGTAACTACCTTTGGCCTAACTAATTCCTAACAACTTTTGATAGTtagactaaccaactaactacctaggatcaaacaaaacaaactgaCTTCTAACTACTTAGCTAACTGATGAATTAGTATATTCCATCACTCCCTCTTAATTCAAAGTTGGCTAAGCACTAACAAGTCCTAACTTCTCTCTTAGAAACTCAAATCTGTCAAGTTTCACAGATTTTGTGAAACCATCTGCAAGCTGAATCTCTGTAGGACAGTACACTAATACAATGTTTCCATTCATAACTTGCTCTCTTATGAAGTGGAACCTTGTCTCAATGTGTTTGCTTCTTCCATGTGAAACTGGATTCTTTGCCAAATTGATTGCAGACTTGTTGTCAATCATAAGCTTCAAAGGCTTCTGCAGTTCACACTTTAGTTCCCTTAGCACAGAGTCAAGCCAAACCATTTGGCAAGTAGCAAAAGTGCCAGCAATATATTCAGCTTCACATGTTGATAGAGCAGTCACTGGCTGCTTCTTGGTACACCACGCAATTGCAGCACCATTGTATAGCATCACATATCCAGATGTGCTTCTTCTATCTGTTGCATCTCCTCCCCAATCTGAATCAGAATAGCTACTCAAGCTTTCACAATCATTCTTCAAACCAGTAGGAAATAGCAATCCATACCTCATTGTACCTTTTACATACCTAAAAATTCTCCTTGCTGCATTCATGTGAGATTTCTTAGGCTTATTCATGTATTTGCTGATTACACTTACAGCATAGCAGATATCTGGCCTGCTATTACACAAGTACCTCAATGATCCAATCATTTGTCTGAATAGTGTAGGATCTACTCCCTCTTCATCCTTGCATTCATCtagtttagagtttgtgtctgaAGGGTTTGAAATTGGCTTGCACTCAGTCATTTCAAACTTATCAAGCAGTTCACTGATGTACTTTTGTTGATGCATCACTATTCCACCTTGCACTTCAATAAACTCCATTCCAAGGAAGAATGATAGCTTTCCAAGATcagtcatttcaaattcagcCTTTAACTTGCCtttcaatttctcaatttttggtttttgacTACCAGTTATGAGAAGATCATCTACATACAAGCAAATTATGACCAAATCTTCATTGTTGAGATTCTGAACATAAACACCAAATTCCACTGTACACTTCTTAAATCCAATCTGAATAAGAAATTGATCAATCCTCTTATTCCAAGCTCTAGGTGCCTGCTTTAAACCATATAGAGCTTTGTACAGTTTGTACACCATTTCCTCTTTTCCTTTGATTTCAAAACCTGGTGGCTGAGctacatatacttcttcatcCAATGGACCATTTAAGAATGCTGACTTGACATCCAAATGGTACATTCTCCATCTATTTTTACAAGCCAGTGCTACTACCAACCTCACAGTTTCAAtcctagcaactggtgcaaacacttcattgtagtcaatACCATGTTTCTGTAAGAAACCTCTAGCCACTAACCttgctttatgctttgaaattgtgccatcagggttcagtttcactttgaacacccatttcacatcaattctctttttcttgtctggcaaggcaactagcttccaagtctgatttttctcaattgacttAAGCTCCTCTTCCATAGCCTTCTTCCACACATTGCTTTTCAAAGCATCTTTGAAATTTACTGGTTCAGAATCAGCTAGTAATGCAAAATGAATAAGGTCACCCTCATTATTCACTGCATTGTCTTGAATTACTTCACAGTCTTTCAATCTAGCAGGTACACGTTTTGTTCTCTGAGTTCTTCCAACCATATG from Trifolium pratense cultivar HEN17-A07 linkage group LG1, ARS_RC_1.1, whole genome shotgun sequence includes these protein-coding regions:
- the LOC123886953 gene encoding probable 1-acylglycerol-3-phosphate O-acyltransferase; its protein translation is MNTIRSRWLTKMAAENTGKNSLESHGFWPFLRRWIPTSTDHIINAEKRLLSLVKTPYVQEQVNIGSGPPDSRVRWFRSSSNEPRFINTVTFDSKDDSPTLVMVHGYAASQGFFYRNFDALASRFRVVAIDQLGWGGSSRPDFTCKSTEETEDWFIDSFEEWRKAKNISKFILLGHSFGGYIASKYALKHPERVQHLVLVGSAGFSSETERITKFLSTWKGSILNQIWESNFTPQTIIRGLGPWGPDLVARYTSARFIQYSTGELLTESESKLLTDYVYHTLAAKASGELCLKYIFSFGAFAKSPLLHSASEWKVPTTFIYGFNDWMNYEGAQEARKHMKVPCEIIRVPQSGHFVFIENPSGFHSAVFYACRRFLSPDPDSESLPEGLTSA